The following proteins are co-located in the Aquipuribacter hungaricus genome:
- a CDS encoding 1-aminocyclopropane-1-carboxylate deaminase — protein MPRLSDHPRYPLTFGPSPVHPLPRLSAELGGAQVWAKREDVNSGLAYGGNKLRKLEYIVPDVLASGADTLVSIGGVQSNHTRQVAAVAAHLGLDAVLVQERWVDWPDVVNDRVGNILLSRVMGAEVRLDPSGFGIGIKDSYERALEDVRARGGVPYGIPAGASEHPLGGLGFAGWAEEVQRQEEQLGVFFDTVVVCSVTGSTHAGMVAGFAGQDRPRRVLGIDASARIDATREQVGRIARHTAELVGLGRDLRDDEVTVLEGWAGEEYGIPVQSTLDAIRLVGRLEGVILDTVYEGKSMAGLVDLVRSGEIPRDSTVLYAHLGGQQSLNAYSALFTDG, from the coding sequence GTGCCCAGGCTGTCCGACCACCCGCGCTACCCGCTCACCTTCGGACCGAGCCCCGTGCACCCGCTGCCACGGCTGAGCGCCGAGCTCGGCGGGGCCCAGGTGTGGGCCAAGCGGGAGGACGTCAACAGCGGCCTCGCCTACGGCGGCAACAAGCTGCGCAAGCTCGAATACATCGTCCCGGACGTGCTCGCCAGCGGCGCCGACACCCTCGTGAGCATCGGCGGGGTCCAGTCCAACCACACCCGCCAGGTGGCCGCGGTCGCCGCGCACCTGGGGCTGGACGCCGTCCTGGTCCAGGAGCGCTGGGTCGACTGGCCCGACGTCGTCAACGACCGGGTCGGCAACATCCTCCTCAGCAGGGTGATGGGCGCCGAGGTACGGCTGGACCCGTCCGGCTTCGGCATCGGCATCAAGGACTCCTACGAGCGCGCGCTGGAGGACGTCCGCGCCCGCGGCGGCGTCCCGTACGGCATCCCCGCCGGCGCCTCCGAGCACCCGCTCGGCGGGCTGGGCTTCGCCGGCTGGGCCGAGGAGGTCCAGCGGCAGGAGGAGCAGCTCGGGGTCTTCTTCGACACCGTCGTCGTCTGCTCGGTCACCGGGTCCACCCACGCGGGGATGGTCGCGGGCTTCGCAGGCCAGGACCGGCCCCGCCGGGTCCTCGGCATCGACGCCAGCGCCCGGATCGACGCCACCCGGGAGCAGGTCGGGAGGATCGCCCGGCACACCGCGGAGCTCGTCGGCCTGGGCCGCGACCTGCGCGACGACGAGGTCACCGTGCTCGAGGGCTGGGCCGGCGAGGAGTACGGCATCCCCGTCCAGTCCACGCTGGACGCCATCCGGCTCGTCGGCCGGCTCGAGGGCGTCATCCTCGACACGGTCTACGAGGGCAAGTCGATGGCCGGTCTCGTCGACCTCGTCCGCAGCGGCGAGATCCCCCGGGACTCGACCGTGCTCTACGCGCACCTGGGCGGCCAGCAGTCGCTCAACGCCTACAGCGCCCTCTTCACCGACGGCTGA
- a CDS encoding Rieske (2Fe-2S) protein → MSRERGPLPAPGTVGRIAGWAVGRTRSRATGGTGEPEVFAVSRFCRHQLADMSKGTVDADGCLVCPWHQSRYDVTDGRMVSGPRGFLGYHGPTPGYSAVIKAYGKVLRLRVRKARVVDGEVELG, encoded by the coding sequence GTGAGCCGGGAGCGCGGGCCGCTGCCGGCCCCGGGCACCGTGGGCAGGATCGCCGGCTGGGCGGTCGGACGGACCCGCAGCCGCGCGACGGGCGGCACGGGCGAGCCGGAGGTGTTCGCGGTGTCGCGGTTCTGCCGCCACCAGCTCGCCGACATGAGCAAGGGCACGGTCGACGCCGACGGCTGCCTGGTGTGCCCGTGGCACCAGAGCCGCTACGACGTGACGGACGGCCGGATGGTGTCGGGCCCGCGCGGGTTCCTCGGCTACCACGGCCCGACCCCCGGCTACTCGGCCGTCATCAAGGCCTACGGCAAGGTGCTGCGGCTCCGGGTGCGCAAGGCCCGCGTCGTCGACGGCGAGGTCGAGCTCGGCTAG